The following coding sequences are from one Panthera leo isolate Ple1 chromosome E1, P.leo_Ple1_pat1.1, whole genome shotgun sequence window:
- the GID4 gene encoding glucose-induced degradation protein 4 homolog, whose translation MPVRTECPPPAGASAASAASLIPPPPINTQQPGVATSLLYSGSKFRGHQKSKGNSYDVEVVLQHVDTGNSYLCGYLKIKGLTEEYPTLTTFFEGEIISKKHPFLTRKWDADEDVDRKHWGKFLAFYQYAKSFNSDDFDYEELKNGDYVFMRWKEQFLVPDHTIKDISGASFAGFYYICFQKSAASIEGYYYHRSSEWYQSLNLTHVPEHSAPIYEFR comes from the exons ATGCCGGTCCGCACCGAGTGTCCCCCGCCGGCCGGTGCCTCGGCCGCCTCCGCGGCCTCGCTCATCCCGCCGCCGCCCATCAACACCCAGCAGCCCGGCGTGGCCACCAGCCTGCTCTACAGCGGCTCCAAGTTCCGCGGCCACCAGAAGAGCAAGGGGAACTCGTACGACGTAGAGGTGGTGCTGCAG CATGTGGACACGGGGAACTCTTACCTTTGTGGGTACCTGAAGATTAAAGGCCTTACTGAG GAGTATCCAACTCTCACGACCTTCTTCGAAGgagaaataatcagcaaaaaaCACCCTTTCTTAACGCGGAAGTGGGACGCAGACGAAGACGTTGATCGGAAACACTGG GGCAAGTTTCTGGCTTTTTATCAGTATGCAAAATCATTTAATTCAGATGACTTTGATTATGAAGAGCTGAAGAATGGAGATTATGTCTTCATGAGGTGGAAG GAACAGTTCCTGGTCCCAGACCACACGATCAAAGACATCAGCGGTGCTTCCTTTGCTGGGTTCTATTACATCTGCTTCCAGAAGTCGGCAGCCTCCATAGAGGGCTACTATTACCATAGGAGTTCAGAATG GTATCAGTCACTCAATCTAACTCACGTTCCCGAACACAGCGCACCCATCTACGAGTTCCGGTGA